The Streptomyces sp. Mut1 genome window below encodes:
- a CDS encoding SURF1 family cytochrome oxidase biogenesis protein codes for MYRFLMTRQWLILALLSLVLIPTMVELGFWQLHRHEHKVAQNALISRNLKAAPVAVSALTSPGHTVPRSDYWRAVTATGTYDEKHEVVVRRRTATDGSIGVHVLIPFDLKGGGTVLINRGWVPSAADQHAFPDVPPVPRGEVTVTGRLKADETTSASGIKDISDLPDRQVMLINSAQQAELLSRPVLGGYIEQTGPAPENNSPELIESPDDSSIGPHMAYAVQWWLFAAGVPVGFVVLARREKRDRVAAAAAAAAAAEDATPEPEPAQA; via the coding sequence GTGTACCGCTTCCTGATGACCCGGCAGTGGCTGATCCTCGCCCTCCTCTCCCTCGTCCTCATTCCCACGATGGTCGAGCTGGGTTTCTGGCAGCTGCACCGGCATGAGCACAAGGTCGCGCAGAACGCCCTGATCTCGCGCAATCTGAAGGCGGCCCCGGTTGCCGTCTCCGCGCTCACCTCCCCCGGCCACACCGTTCCGCGCTCCGACTACTGGCGTGCGGTGACGGCCACCGGGACGTACGACGAGAAGCACGAGGTCGTCGTGCGCCGCCGGACGGCGACCGACGGAAGCATCGGCGTCCATGTGCTGATCCCGTTCGACCTCAAGGGCGGCGGCACGGTCCTGATCAACCGCGGCTGGGTCCCCTCCGCCGCCGACCAGCACGCCTTCCCCGACGTACCGCCGGTACCCAGGGGCGAGGTGACCGTCACCGGGCGGCTGAAGGCCGACGAGACGACCAGCGCCAGCGGCATCAAGGACATCTCGGATCTCCCGGACCGCCAGGTGATGCTGATCAACAGCGCCCAGCAGGCCGAACTGCTCTCCCGCCCGGTGCTCGGCGGCTACATCGAGCAGACCGGTCCGGCGCCGGAGAACAACTCCCCCGAGCTGATCGAGTCCCCCGACGACAGCTCCATCGGCCCGCACATGGCGTACGCCGTGCAGTGGTGGCTGTTCGCCGCCGGGGTCCCGGTCGGCTTCGTGGTGCTGGCCCGGCGCGAGAAGCGCGACCGGGTCGCGGCGGCCGCCGCCGCTGCCGCCGCGGCGGAGGACGCGACACCGGAGCCCGAGCCCGCGCAGGCGTGA